One window of Solwaraspora sp. WMMA2056 genomic DNA carries:
- a CDS encoding septum formation initiator has translation MTRRVLLAVAGWCLAVGAATMIGLAALRVVGEGLTGGPAGEVLDQQEIARQLAAASPTPSASATVPPTPAPTGPPAGPATSPDPPSPSPSDTAEAQVAATPGGTVVVACDGALARLVSWAPAQGYTASDVDRGPDDDAEVSFVGAAGEYEVTVVCAAGRPQVTWELDD, from the coding sequence GTGACCCGTCGTGTGCTGCTCGCCGTCGCCGGCTGGTGCCTCGCCGTCGGTGCGGCCACCATGATCGGACTGGCCGCGTTGCGGGTGGTCGGTGAGGGGCTGACCGGTGGCCCGGCCGGTGAGGTGCTCGATCAGCAGGAGATCGCCCGCCAGCTCGCGGCCGCCTCGCCGACGCCCTCGGCATCGGCCACCGTGCCGCCGACTCCGGCACCGACCGGCCCGCCGGCCGGTCCGGCGACCAGCCCTGACCCGCCGTCGCCGTCGCCGAGCGACACCGCCGAGGCGCAGGTCGCGGCGACCCCCGGCGGCACCGTGGTCGTCGCCTGCGACGGCGCGTTGGCCCGCCTGGTCTCCTGGGCGCCGGCACAGGGTTACACCGCGAGCGATGTGGACCGTGGTCCCGACGACGACGCCGAGGTGAGCTTCGTCGGCGCGGCCGGCGAGTACGAGGTGACCGTGGTCTGTGCCGCCGGTCGTCCGCAGGTCACCTGGGAACTGGACGACTGA
- a CDS encoding bifunctional terpene synthase/polyprenyl synthetase family protein: protein MPAFAPTSVVAPPFRPRTNPHLPTLAAQSIQWAQRFALTANASIAARLGQANAAELAARAAPGAELTHAQLLSDLITWLFALDDVCDEDGGGADPCRISPLISPLMQVLERYGVPAAGSATDQEPLAAALADLCHRVRRLRRPGALLRFTASLHHYLFALLWEASNRQQGRVPAVAEYIQMRRHTGAVLPSFALTDLAENGLPHSRHRVDPRLAELNTVAADLVCWCNDLFSYAKEHHQDPHNLAVVIAHETGRGAAAGLAEASTRFTDSLALYLRLEAEVLIDAPPAVERLVAARRHWIRGTYDWSVNSHRYR, encoded by the coding sequence ATGCCCGCGTTCGCGCCGACATCGGTGGTGGCGCCGCCGTTCCGTCCCCGGACGAACCCGCATCTGCCGACCCTCGCCGCGCAGTCGATCCAGTGGGCCCAGCGGTTCGCGCTGACCGCCAACGCCTCCATCGCGGCCCGGCTGGGTCAGGCCAACGCGGCCGAGCTGGCGGCCCGCGCCGCACCCGGTGCCGAGCTGACTCACGCCCAACTGCTCAGTGACCTGATCACCTGGCTGTTCGCACTGGACGACGTCTGCGACGAAGACGGCGGCGGTGCCGACCCGTGCCGGATCTCGCCCCTGATCAGTCCACTGATGCAGGTGCTGGAGCGGTACGGCGTACCGGCCGCCGGGTCGGCGACGGACCAGGAACCGCTGGCGGCGGCGCTGGCCGACCTGTGTCACCGGGTCCGCCGGCTGCGCCGGCCCGGGGCCCTGTTGCGCTTCACCGCTTCGCTGCACCACTACCTCTTCGCACTGCTCTGGGAAGCCAGCAACCGCCAGCAGGGTCGGGTGCCGGCGGTGGCCGAGTACATCCAGATGCGCCGGCACACCGGCGCCGTACTGCCCAGTTTCGCGCTCACCGACCTCGCGGAAAACGGACTGCCGCATTCCCGTCACCGGGTTGACCCACGGCTCGCGGAATTGAACACTGTCGCGGCCGATCTGGTCTGCTGGTGCAACGACCTGTTCTCCTACGCCAAGGAGCACCACCAGGATCCACACAACCTGGCTGTCGTCATCGCGCACGAGACCGGCCGGGGCGCGGCGGCGGGGCTGGCCGAGGCCAGCACCCGGTTCACCGACAGCCTGGCGCTCTATCTGCGGCTGGAGGCGGAGGTGCTGATCGACGCGCCGCCGGCGGTGGAGCGCCTCGTCGCCGCCCGGCGGCACTGGATCCGGGGCACCTACGACTGGTCGGTCAACTCGCACCGCTACCGGTGA
- a CDS encoding TIGR03085 family metal-binding protein — protein sequence MARFAQMERQALADLFLTVGPDAPTINEGWTTRDLAAHLVVRERRPDAGPGIWLPVLRSYSERVRTEYARRPFPELVALVRQPPVWSPLSNPLTDELANLMEFFIHHEDVRRAVPDWTPRDVPPGEQAALWKRVAALSRLHLRRFTGAVRVVADGYGEVSTGGGGEPVLISAPPGELVLFLTGRQRVARVQVDCPAVLEERLRNAGFGF from the coding sequence ATGGCCCGGTTCGCACAGATGGAACGTCAAGCCCTTGCCGACCTGTTCCTCACCGTCGGTCCGGACGCACCGACGATCAACGAGGGCTGGACCACCCGCGACCTCGCGGCACACCTGGTGGTGCGGGAGCGCCGGCCCGACGCCGGGCCCGGGATCTGGCTGCCGGTGCTGCGCAGCTACAGCGAACGGGTCCGCACCGAGTACGCCCGCCGGCCCTTCCCGGAGCTGGTCGCGCTGGTCCGGCAGCCGCCGGTGTGGAGTCCACTGAGCAACCCGCTCACCGACGAACTCGCCAACCTCATGGAATTCTTCATCCACCACGAGGACGTCCGCCGCGCCGTACCCGACTGGACCCCCCGGGACGTCCCGCCCGGCGAGCAGGCAGCGCTGTGGAAGCGGGTCGCCGCGCTGAGCCGGCTGCACCTGCGCCGGTTCACCGGGGCGGTCCGGGTCGTCGCCGACGGCTACGGCGAGGTGAGCACCGGCGGCGGTGGCGAGCCGGTGCTGATCAGCGCCCCACCCGGCGAGCTCGTGCTGTTCCTGACCGGTCGGCAACGGGTCGCCCGGGTCCAGGTCGACTGCCCCGCGGTGCTCGAAGAACGATTGCGTAACGCCGGGTTCGGCTTCTGA